Proteins co-encoded in one Vigna radiata var. radiata cultivar VC1973A unplaced genomic scaffold, Vradiata_ver6 scaffold_300, whole genome shotgun sequence genomic window:
- the LOC106754968 gene encoding uncharacterized protein LOC106754968 — MGLSPFQLVYGKTCHLLVEMEHKALWALKFLNLDPYDTQSKRRRQMLELEEMRLHAYDSSRNYKKKVKFYHDRKFIKRVFNLGQQVLLFNSRLKLFPGKLKSKWSGPSIVKNVHPHEAIELVDPAASDP, encoded by the coding sequence ATGGGtttatcaccttttcagttAGTTTATGGGAAAACATGTCATTTGCTAGTGGAGATGGAGCATAAAGCTTTGTGGGCTCTGAAATTTCTGAATTTAGATCCTTATGATACTCAGAGTAAGCGTAGAAGGCAGATGCTGGAGCTTGAAGAGATGCGATTGCATGCATATGACTCATCTaggaattataaaaaaaaggtaaaattctATCATGACAGGAAGTTTATAAAGAGGGTTTTCAATCTAGGGCAGCAGGTGTTATTGTTCAATTCACGTTTGAAGTTGTTTCCTGGAAAGTTGAAGTCAAAATGGTCAGGGCCCTCCATAGTAAAGAACGTGCACCCTCATGAAGCAATTGAATTGGTAGATCCAGCTGCTAGTGATCCATAG